The window ATGCAAGGCCCTATAAGCCTTGTGATTCATGGAGGAGCAGGTACTATTAAAAGGGAAAATATGACTGAAGAAAAAGATGCTGAATACAGAGCTAAGTTAGCAGAAGCATTGGAAGCAGGTTATGCTAAACTAGAAGATGGTGCTCCAGCAATGGAAGCGGTTATAGCAGCTATTCAGATTATGGAAGAATCACCACTTTTTAATGCGGGGAAAGGAGCAGTTTTTACAAACGAAGGTAAAAATGAGCTTGACGCGGCTGTTATGGATGGAAAAACAAGGAATGCAGGAGCAGTTGCGGGTGTATCCACTATCAAAAGCCCTATTGAAGCTGCTTTATCTGTTATGAAAGATAGTCCACATGTGATGATGGCTGGAAAGGGAGCTGAAAAATTCGCTGCTGAACAAGGCTTAGAAATCGTTGACCCAGAATATTTCTTCACCCAAAGTAGATATGATGCACTTCAAAGGGTAAAAGCAAGAGAAGAAGAGAAAGGAAGAAGTGCGGCATTATTAGATTTTCCAGATAGTAAATTCGGTACAGTAGGCTGTGTAGCGTTAGATAAAGATGGAAATATTGCGGCTGGAACTTCAACAGGTGGAATGACCAACAAAAGATATGGCAGAATTGGTGATGCACCTATTATTGCAGCAGGTACTTATGCCGATAATCTAACGTGTGGTGTTTCTGCTACGGGCCATGGAGAATATTTCATTCGATCGGTAGTAGCTTATGATATTGCCGCTAAAATGAAATATGCAGGAATGAGTTTAGAAGCTGCTGCTAACAAAGTAGTGTATGATGAGTTAGTTGAGTTTGGTGGTGGCGGTGGAATCATTGCCTTGGATAGAGCAGGAAACATCAGCATGCCTTTCAATACATCCGGAATGTACAGAGGCTATATGAATGAAAAAGGCACACCTAAAGTATATATATACGAAGACGAAAAATAGAATATCTCAATACAGTAAAGAGCCATGTTTCATATGCATGGCTTTTTTTATTTTAATCTATCTAATTTAAATACTTTTGTAAATATCTTCCTCCCTTCTGATTTTGTATAGATTATGTAGAGGTCATTCTTCTAATGATTAAACAAAACTGTATTTTTTTAATATATCTCAAATATTATTTGGCTGGGAATTTAATCTATCCTATGTTGAAGTTTTAAGAATACTTTACTTACTTATGTATAAGTAATTAGCTATAATACAATATAAAAGAGATATTTAAGAATCTACACATATTGAATAAGTAAAAGCTAAATAAAACTAATCCCCAGCTTTTCAAAAATTTCAATCTCTGTTAAAATCTTGAAAATGTATTTTTTTAATACACCAAAATCCCTTTGATATAAAATTGATGGAAAGTTGATTCGTCTAAAATATCTCCAAATATGGTATTAATGCTTTATTTAAAGGTAACTTGTAAGATTAATAATTGCATATGAACAAGAACACAGTAAAATTTAACACAACAGACAATCGGGAATTTGTTAGCACTTTAAGATTAAGAGTAAATCAATATTTCAAAGATCAAAAAATTACAAAATACGCGAATAACCGAATGAAAATTAAAACAGCTTTTATGTTATTGCTGTATTTTATTCCGCTAGTACTAATGCTTAGCGGTATTATCAATAGTGTTGGATTAGTGATTGCTATGTTTTTTGTAATGGGATTTGGAATGGCAGGAATAGGCCTATGCGTTATGCATGATGCAAACCATGGCGTTTATTCGAAAAATAATTTAGTAAATAAAGCTTTGGGCTTTACAGCCAACTTTATTGGTGCTTATCATATTAACTGGAAGATACAACACAACGTATTACACCATTCTTTCACCAATATTAATGAATACGATGAAGATATTGACAAAAAGGGCATCATAAGATTTTCACCACATCAAGAAAGAAGAAGCTTTTTTAAATTTCAGGCATTTTATGCTCCAATATTATACGGTTTAATGACCTTTTATTGGTTGATTGCTAAAGATTTAGATCAATTAATACGATACAATAAGCGAAATTTATTGAAAGCTCAAGGTTTAAGCTTCTCAAAAGGACTGGCCACAATGCTATTTCATAAAAGCTGGTATATTATGCTTACGTTGGTAGGTCCAATATTAATGACAAGTGTAATTTGGTGGCAAGTAGCCTTAGGCTTTTTATTAATGCAATTTATTAGCGGTTTGATCCTTGCTTTAATTTTTCAACCCGCACATGTTATAAATGAAACTCAGTTCTATGAAGTAGATGAAAAAGGAAGTGTAGAAAATAATTGGGCAATTCATCAATTACATACTACTTCAAATTTCGCTAACTCATCATCATGGTTTTCATGGATTGTTGGTGGCCTTAATCATCAAATTGAGCATCATTTATTCCCAAATATATGCCACATTCATTATAGCAGTATAGCTCCTATAGTTAAGAAAACAGCAAAAGAATTTGGCATACCTTATCATCATCATAAGTCATTCTATGCAGCTTTAAAGAGTCATTTTTCTTTATTAAACCAATTAGGAAATGGGGAATATGATAAAAAATTAGCTTTAGCTACTGTTGCTAGTTAAATAGCCTTTACATCAAAAAAAAGCCCTGAAGTTGATGAATTTCAGGGCTTTTCTATTTCAGGACGTCACAACGTCACAAATTATTTAAAATCTAATTTACATCTCTTTTTGCAATCAATACATAATTTAATGCAACACTGATGACCAACCATGCTAAGGCAATAATTGCACTACTTACTTTTACATAATCTTGAATTTCCATGAATACATACCGTTGAAATGGGATTTCAATCAAATTATTTACCGCATGAATTGGGAAAAGTGTAATTAACCAATGATCATCAAATTTATAATTTAGAATCCCTACTATGGCTGGTTCCAAAAATATGGCGTAAAAACACAGTCCTATTATAGCAAAACCTGCTTTTTTCAATAAAATAGATATGAGCATAGCCAGATTAAGGAATGTAACCAGCTCTAGAAAATGAGCCAATAAAAACTCCATATCGTTTATATACATACTGAAAACGAAATTAGTCCCGTAAAACAGTCCCATTAAAGTACCTGCAAGCCAAATCACCAACATATTAAACAAACTAAATCCAAAGATTAAAGTCTGTTTAGCAATTAAGAACTGAGAGGGCGACATTCCATCAATAATGTTCTGTCGGATCGTCCTATAACTATATTCATTAGTTACTGAAATGATCACTATGAAAGCTAAAAAGAACTTTAAGTAGGATGCCAAATAAGTGAGATTTTGCCATACATCCGGAAAATCATAAAAAGGAATAATATTTGGGCTAATCCCTTGAAATTCAACACCTGAATTGGTCATCCAGGAAAGTAAAATTTTAACGCTACTCATGATCAGCAATAGCAATAAAAAATACAGAGAAGCTAACCTTATGAAGGTTTTATAATTTTTCAGCTTTAGCCATTCGATTTGTAAATATTTCAATATCATTCGTTTCCGGATAAAAGTTGTAAAAATTGTTTCTCTAATGACTTATTGATATATGAAAGATGAGTTAAGATGATTCCATTTTTAATTAAATATTGATGGAATTCATGAATAGGGGTGTCATTAGACAATTGCACCTCTAACCTACCTAAATTATTAAGTTTCATATCAACAAAAGCAGGGAATTTACTGGCTACTGATTTCAGATTATCTAAATCTTCTGCCATTAGTTCAATCCCTTCATTTCCCATTAGGCTTTCGGCAACAGTTCCTTGGAATATCTTCTCACCTTGCTTTAATACAGCAAAATGAGTGCATACTTTTTGCACTTCATCTAGCAAATGACTCGCCAAAATAATGGTCTTACCTTTTTCAGCAATATTGATAATCAGCTCTCTGATTTCAGCTATACCTTGAGGATCTAAACCGTTAGTAGGTTCATCAAGTATTAACACTTCAGGGTCCGACAGCAAAGCAGAAGCAATGGCTAAACGCTGTTTCATACCCAAAGAATAACTTTTAAATGGCGATTCCGCTCTATTCCCTAAACCCACTTGGGTTAATACTTCTAAAATTCTTTTTTCTGGAACCTCCTTAATTTTACAAACAATCTTCAGATTTTGAATCCCTGATAAATAAGGATAGAAAGTAGGGCTTTCTAAAATAGCACCCAAATTTCTTCTTTGAGCTGCTGTGGGTTCCTTACCAAACCATTTATAAATACCAGAATCCTTTTGAACAACCCCTAATAAAATTCCTAAAGTAGTACTTTTACCACTACCATTTGGCCCTAACAAGCCAAAGACTGTTCCTTTTTCAACTTTTAATTCAAGATTATTAACAGCCTGAATTTTGCCATAGCGTTTATTCAGTCCTGAAATCTCTAGTATATTTTCAGCCATAAATTTTATTCTTCGGTTGTCGTATTTTTTTCTACCTCTTCATCAATTTCATCCTTGTAAGCCTCTCTTATTTTGCGCGCTTTCTCTCTCTGCTTTTCTCTTTTATCCTTATCTTGGATGAAATCTCCGATAGGGCCAAAATTTAAATCTGACTTCATGAGTTGAGGAAGTTTAGATATATCAAAGGCACCTTCTAAAAAGCCTACAAAAATACCTTCTTTCGTTTCTGCAGTCGCAAACAAAATATCATCTCTGCCCTCAGGAGTTTTAACCTCTATATCTGATCCTTCAATTCTGGCGGTAAAAATAGATTCCC is drawn from Marivirga arenosa and contains these coding sequences:
- a CDS encoding ABC transporter permease — its product is MILKYLQIEWLKLKNYKTFIRLASLYFLLLLLIMSSVKILLSWMTNSGVEFQGISPNIIPFYDFPDVWQNLTYLASYLKFFLAFIVIISVTNEYSYRTIRQNIIDGMSPSQFLIAKQTLIFGFSLFNMLVIWLAGTLMGLFYGTNFVFSMYINDMEFLLAHFLELVTFLNLAMLISILLKKAGFAIIGLCFYAIFLEPAIVGILNYKFDDHWLITLFPIHAVNNLIEIPFQRYVFMEIQDYVKVSSAIIALAWLVISVALNYVLIAKRDVN
- a CDS encoding isoaspartyl peptidase/L-asparaginase family protein codes for the protein MKKTYQIIFPLFIILILVACDPTTRKSPEEKEISTEQVAGPKEVMQGPISLVIHGGAGTIKRENMTEEKDAEYRAKLAEALEAGYAKLEDGAPAMEAVIAAIQIMEESPLFNAGKGAVFTNEGKNELDAAVMDGKTRNAGAVAGVSTIKSPIEAALSVMKDSPHVMMAGKGAEKFAAEQGLEIVDPEYFFTQSRYDALQRVKAREEEKGRSAALLDFPDSKFGTVGCVALDKDGNIAAGTSTGGMTNKRYGRIGDAPIIAAGTYADNLTCGVSATGHGEYFIRSVVAYDIAAKMKYAGMSLEAAANKVVYDELVEFGGGGGIIALDRAGNISMPFNTSGMYRGYMNEKGTPKVYIYEDEK
- a CDS encoding ABC transporter ATP-binding protein encodes the protein MAENILEISGLNKRYGKIQAVNNLELKVEKGTVFGLLGPNGSGKSTTLGILLGVVQKDSGIYKWFGKEPTAAQRRNLGAILESPTFYPYLSGIQNLKIVCKIKEVPEKRILEVLTQVGLGNRAESPFKSYSLGMKQRLAIASALLSDPEVLILDEPTNGLDPQGIAEIRELIINIAEKGKTIILASHLLDEVQKVCTHFAVLKQGEKIFQGTVAESLMGNEGIELMAEDLDNLKSVASKFPAFVDMKLNNLGRLEVQLSNDTPIHEFHQYLIKNGIILTHLSYINKSLEKQFLQLLSGNE
- a CDS encoding fatty acid desaturase family protein encodes the protein MNKNTVKFNTTDNREFVSTLRLRVNQYFKDQKITKYANNRMKIKTAFMLLLYFIPLVLMLSGIINSVGLVIAMFFVMGFGMAGIGLCVMHDANHGVYSKNNLVNKALGFTANFIGAYHINWKIQHNVLHHSFTNINEYDEDIDKKGIIRFSPHQERRSFFKFQAFYAPILYGLMTFYWLIAKDLDQLIRYNKRNLLKAQGLSFSKGLATMLFHKSWYIMLTLVGPILMTSVIWWQVALGFLLMQFISGLILALIFQPAHVINETQFYEVDEKGSVENNWAIHQLHTTSNFANSSSWFSWIVGGLNHQIEHHLFPNICHIHYSSIAPIVKKTAKEFGIPYHHHKSFYAALKSHFSLLNQLGNGEYDKKLALATVAS
- a CDS encoding DUF4252 domain-containing protein: MRLLILSLLSTLILFSCNKKIEDPLKSLQEEGIHTLNINLYPSNIKMINANNNPEFAEATKGIKKLHILQIQLKSDSNEMKFQEWKSNQDFTGWESIFTARIEGSDIEVKTPEGRDDILFATAETKEGIFVGFLEGAFDISKLPQLMKSDLNFGPIGDFIQDKDKREKQREKARKIREAYKDEIDEEVEKNTTTEE